From one Lycium barbarum isolate Lr01 chromosome 6, ASM1917538v2, whole genome shotgun sequence genomic stretch:
- the LOC132644890 gene encoding uncharacterized protein LOC132644890, with amino-acid sequence MADEDLPPPVRLMNFVSEEQLAELKNTRGARVEDGTAQRDRPLYEILRENKDKKDAEFNERFKHRPPKALDEDETEFLEKLDTSRREYEKQVADEEAEQLRSFQAAVAAKSTIVQEIKEMPPVPKVQEQTLIGRKNPPANPLGMIVKVKPQAKKAKMDVVTSDTSLTATKTSNDDKKQPSLDVDTVSKSGTEESQRYVKGPIANADNHEPVTLGSLVSYSDESDDD; translated from the exons ATGGCGGACGAAGATTTACCACCTCCAGTGAGGTTGATGAATTTTGTCTCTGAAGAACAG TTGGCAGAACTGAAGAACACTCGTGGTGCTCGGGTTGAAGACGGAACTGCTCAGAGAGATCGCCCTCTTTATGAG ATCTTGAGGGAGAACAAGGACAAGAAAGATGCTGAATTTAACGAACGATTTAAACACC GTCCACCCAAAGCCTTGGATGAGGACGAGACCGAGTTTCTTGAGAAGCTTGATACG TCAAGGAGAGAATATGAGAAGCAAGTGGCGGATGAAGAAGCTGAGCAGCTGCGAAGTTTTCAA GCTGCTGTTGCTGCAAAGTCTACCATTGTACAGGAAATCAAGGAGATGCCTCCAGTTCCTAAAGTCCAG GAGCAGACATTAATTGGGAGGAAGAATCCTCCAGCTAATCCATTGGGAATGATTGTCAAAGTCAAGCCACAAGCAAAGAAAGCTAAGATGGATGTGGTAACTTCCGATACTTCTTTGACAGCTACAAAAACATCCAATGATGATAAGAAACAGCCTTCATTAGATGTTGATACCGTATCCAAATCTGGAACAGAAGAATCCCAAAGATATGTGAAAGGACCTATAGCCAATGCTGACAACCATGAACCAGTTACCCTAGGTAGTTTAGTTTCATATAGTGATGAAAGTGATGATGATTGA